In the Streptomyces spororaveus genome, GCTGCCGCCGCCGAGGCTGCCGCGCCCGTGGTCGAGGAGGAGGCTCCGGCCGCTCCGGCTCCGCGTGCCCGTCGTCGTGCGACCCGCGCCGTGGCCGCTCCGGCCGCAGAGGCCGTCGAGGCCGCCGCTGTGGTCGAGGCTCCTGCTGCCGCCGCCGAGGCTGCCGCGCCCGTGGTCGAGGAGGAGGCTCCGGCCGCTCCGGCTCCGCGTGCCCGTCGTCGTGCGACCCGTGCCGTCGCGGCCCCGGCCGCCGAGGCCGTCGCCGAGGCTCCCGCCGCGGAGCCCGCGCCCGTCGTGGAGGAGGCCCCCAGGGCCACCCGCGCCGTGACCGTCGCCGACGCCGTGGACTCGCCCAAGCGCGGCGGCCGCCGCCGCGCCACCCGCTCCTCCGCGCCGGCCGCCGCCCCGCAGCCCGTCGCCGAGAGCGCCGAGCCCGCCGCACCGGCCCGCGCCCGCCGCGCCGCGCGTCCCGCCGTGGCCGTCTTCCAGGCCCCGGTCTTCGCCGAGCCGATGTTCCAGACCCCCGAGACCGCGGCCATGGCCGCGGCGGCCGCTCGTGCCGCCGCCCCGGCCGAAGAGGTCGAGGAGGAGGAGACCGAGCTGGAGGCCGAGGTCACCGCGGCCCCCGTCGCGCAGCCCGCCGGCCGCCGCCGTCGCCGTGGGCGCGGCGCCGCCGAGTCCGCTCCGGTGGCCGAGCCCGCGCAGTCCGCGCCGGTCTCCCTTCCCGAGGTGCTCGCGGAGGAGGAGCCGGAGGCCGAGGCCGCCGAGCTGGACGAGGAGTCCGCCGAGTTCGAAGAGGGCGACGAGTCGGGCGAGCGCCCGTCGCGCCGCCGCCGTCGCGGTGGCCGTCGCCGCCGTCGCGGTGAGTCCGCCGACCTCGACGAGTCCGCCGAGGAAGAGGCCGAGGCCGCCGAGCAGGACGCCGCCGAGCAGGACGCCGAGGAGGAAGAGGACGAGGAGTCCGACGAGGCCCTCGGCTCCAGCTCCAGCCGCCGTCGCCGCCGTCGCCGTCGCCGCAGCGGCGAGGGCTCTGCCGAGGCCGCCGAAGCGGGTGACGAGGACGGTGTGCGTACCGTCGTCAAGGTCCGCGAGCCGCGCCCGGCGCGTGAGAAGGCCGAGTCCTCCGACGAGGTCCAGTCCATCAAGGGCTCGACCCGCCTGGAGGCGAAGAAGCAGCGCCGCCGTGAGGGCCGCGAGCAGGGCCGCCGCCGCGTGCCGATCATCACCGAGGCCGAGTTCCTGGCCCGCCGTGAGGCCGTCGAGCGTGTCATGGTCGTCCGCCAGGCCGGCGAGCGCACGCAGATCGGCGTCCTTGAGGACAACGTGCTCGTCGAGCACTACGTCAACAAGGAAGAGGCCACCTCGTACGTCGGCAACGTCTACCTGGGCAAGGTCCAGAACGTGCTGCCGTCGATGGAGGCCGCCTTCATCGACATCGGCAAGGGCCGCAACGCCGTCCTGTACGCCGGTGAGGTCAACTTCGAGGCGCTCGGCATGGCCAACGGGCCGCGCCGCATCGAGTCCGCCCTCAAGTCCGGCCAGTCGGTCCTGGTGCAGGTCACCAAGGACCCGATCGGCCACAAGGGCGCCCGCCTGACCAGCCAGGTCTCGCTCCCCGGCCGCTACCTGGTTTACGTGCCCGAGGGCTCGATGACCGGCATCAGCCGCAAGCTGCCCGACACCGAGCGCGCGCGTCTGAAGACCATCCTCAAGAAGATCGTCCCCGAGGACGCGGGCGTCATCGTGCGCACCGCCGCCGAGGGTGCGAGCGAGGACGAGCTGCGCCGCGACGTCGAGCGTCTGCAGGCCCAGTGGGAGGACATCCAGAAGAAGTCGAAGCAGATCTCGACCTCTTCGCCGAGCCTGCTGTACGGCGAGCCGGACATGACCGTCCGCGTCGTGCGCGACATCTTCAACGAGGACTTCTCGAAGGTCATCGTCAGCGGTGACGGCGCCTGGGAGACCATCCACGGCTACGTGAACCACGTGGCCCCGGACCTGGCCGACCGGCTGTCGCGCTGGACCTCCGAGGTCGACGTCTTCGCGACGTACCGGATCGACGAGCAGCTCGCCAAGGCGCTCGACCGCAAGGTGTGGCTGCCCTCGGGCGGCTCGCTTGTGATCGACAAGACCGAGGCGATGATCGTCATCGACGTCAACACCGGCAAGTTCACCGGTCAGGGCGGCAACCTCGAAGAGACCGTCACCAGGAACAACCTGGAGGCGGCCGAGGAGATCGTGCGCCAGCTGCGGCTGCGCGACCTGGGCGGCATCGTCGTCATCGACTTCATCGACATGGTCCTGGAGTCCAACCGCGACCTGGTCCTGCGGCGCATGCTGGAGTGCCTGGGCCGCGACCGTACGAAGCACCAGGTGGCCGAGGTCACCTCGCTGGGCCTGGTCCAGATGACCCGCAAGCGGGTGGGCCAGGGTCTGCTGGAGTCCTTCTCCGAGACCTGCGTCCACTGCAACGGGCGCGGTGTCATCGTCCACATGGAGACCCCGACCGTGATCGGCGGCGGTGGCAACGGCAAGCGCTCCAAGCGCCGCGGTGGCCGCGCCGAGTTCGACCAGCACGACCACGAGGTCGAGACGGTCGAGTCCGTCGACAACGGCGTCTTCGAGTCCGAGGCCGAGGTGGCCGCCGAGGCCGCCGCGCCGCGTGCCCTGCCCGAGCCGGAGTTCGTCGCGGACGAGGAGCTCTACAGCAGCCCGGCCGAGGCCGAGGCCGCCGCGGGCATCAGCGGTCGCCGCAACCGGCGCCGTGCCACCCGCAAGGCCACCGCTCCGGCGGGTGCCCCGCGCGGTGCGGTCGCTCCGGCGCAGGCCCCGGCCCCCGTGGCCGAGGTCGTCGCCGAGCCGGTGACCGAGCCGGCCGACACCGTCCTGGAGCCGGCCGCCGAGGTCGTCGCCGAAGCCGTGGAGGCCTCGGACGTCGTCGCGGAGGTCGTGGCCGAGGCCGTGACCGAGGACGCCGCGCCGAAGGGCCGTACCCGTCGCCGCGCGACCCGTAAGGCCACCGCCCCGGCGGGCGCCCCGGCCCCCGCGGCCGAGGTGGTCCCGGAGCCGGCGCCGGAGCCGGTCGTCGTGCCGGAGCCCGAGCCGGTCGTCGAGGCCGAGGCCGAGCCCGAGCCCGTGGCCGTCGCCGAGGTCGAGGAGGCGCCCGTCGTGGAGGCCGCTCCGGCCCGTCCGCGCCGCCGTGCCACCCGCAAGGCCACCGCACCCGCCGGTTCCCCGGCAGGCGCGGCCGAGGCCGCCGTGGTGGTCGTCGAGGCCCCTGCGGCCGAGGTCCCGGCAGCCGAGACCCCGGCCCCCGAGGCCGAGGAGGCCGCACCGGTCGCCGAGGAGGCCGCCCCGGCCAAGAAGGCCGCCCGGAAGGCCCCGGCCAAGAAGGCGACCGCGGCGAAGAAGGCTCCGGCCAAGAAGGCGGCGGCCGCCAAGAAGACCGTGGCCAAGAAGGCGGCCACGACCAAGAAGACCGCGGTGAAGCGGGCGACGAAGAAGACCGCGGCGGCGGAGCAGCAGACGCCTCCGTCCGTCTCGGCTCCGACCGAAGCCTGATCCACCGCTGAGTGACACAGCGGCCGTGGGCCCCGCCGAGCGGCGGGGCCCACGGCCGTAGGGGCCCGGTTTGACCCTCCGGAACCGGGCCCGTAACCTAGACCGTCGGCATGCTTGGACGATTGACGTCCGGTGTGTGCCGCGCTCCTGAGCACCTTCCTCACGTTCTGTACGCGCAAGCGTCGTTCGAGAGAGGCCGCTCGTCCAATCCGGATCGGTGCGGTTCCGCCTTCTTGGCGGG is a window encoding:
- a CDS encoding Rne/Rng family ribonuclease: MLNNENDTTPAGSADSGSPSDNLPPRRRRRAASRPAGPPGGAVAETAPVTEAAPAAPAEEAAPAAAPARPRRRATRAVAAPATPAAEAVVVDAPAAEPVAAPVAAAVAEEPAAPAPRARRRATRAVTAPAAEAAAAAEAAAPVVEEEAPAAPAPRARRRATRAVAAPAAEAVEAAAVVEAPAAAAEAAAPVVEEEAPAAPAPRARRRATRAVAAPAAEAVEAAAVVEAPAAAAEAAAPVVEEEAPAAPAPRARRRATRAVAAPAAEAVAEAPAAEPAPVVEEAPRATRAVTVADAVDSPKRGGRRRATRSSAPAAAPQPVAESAEPAAPARARRAARPAVAVFQAPVFAEPMFQTPETAAMAAAAARAAAPAEEVEEEETELEAEVTAAPVAQPAGRRRRRGRGAAESAPVAEPAQSAPVSLPEVLAEEEPEAEAAELDEESAEFEEGDESGERPSRRRRRGGRRRRRGESADLDESAEEEAEAAEQDAAEQDAEEEEDEESDEALGSSSSRRRRRRRRRSGEGSAEAAEAGDEDGVRTVVKVREPRPAREKAESSDEVQSIKGSTRLEAKKQRRREGREQGRRRVPIITEAEFLARREAVERVMVVRQAGERTQIGVLEDNVLVEHYVNKEEATSYVGNVYLGKVQNVLPSMEAAFIDIGKGRNAVLYAGEVNFEALGMANGPRRIESALKSGQSVLVQVTKDPIGHKGARLTSQVSLPGRYLVYVPEGSMTGISRKLPDTERARLKTILKKIVPEDAGVIVRTAAEGASEDELRRDVERLQAQWEDIQKKSKQISTSSPSLLYGEPDMTVRVVRDIFNEDFSKVIVSGDGAWETIHGYVNHVAPDLADRLSRWTSEVDVFATYRIDEQLAKALDRKVWLPSGGSLVIDKTEAMIVIDVNTGKFTGQGGNLEETVTRNNLEAAEEIVRQLRLRDLGGIVVIDFIDMVLESNRDLVLRRMLECLGRDRTKHQVAEVTSLGLVQMTRKRVGQGLLESFSETCVHCNGRGVIVHMETPTVIGGGGNGKRSKRRGGRAEFDQHDHEVETVESVDNGVFESEAEVAAEAAAPRALPEPEFVADEELYSSPAEAEAAAGISGRRNRRRATRKATAPAGAPRGAVAPAQAPAPVAEVVAEPVTEPADTVLEPAAEVVAEAVEASDVVAEVVAEAVTEDAAPKGRTRRRATRKATAPAGAPAPAAEVVPEPAPEPVVVPEPEPVVEAEAEPEPVAVAEVEEAPVVEAAPARPRRRATRKATAPAGSPAGAAEAAVVVVEAPAAEVPAAETPAPEAEEAAPVAEEAAPAKKAARKAPAKKATAAKKAPAKKAAAAKKTVAKKAATTKKTAVKRATKKTAAAEQQTPPSVSAPTEA